The Helicobacter cetorum MIT 00-7128 region GCCCCTTAATACTGAAAGCTATATCCATCGCATTGGAAGAACCGGAAGAGCAGGGAAAAAGGGGGTTGCTATCACTCTAGTAACCCCCCTAGAGTATAAAGAGCTTTTACGCATGCAAAAAGATATTGGCTCAAAAATTGAGCTTTTTGAAATCCCCTCAATGGACGAAAACCAGATTGTCAAAACCTTGCAAAACGCTAAAGTTTCTGAAGGAATTGTAAGCCTTTATGAGCAACTTAAAGAAGAGTTTGAACCCTCTCAACTCATTTTAAAGCTTTTAAGCTTACAATTTGAAACTAACAAAATTGGGCTTAACCAACAAGAACTCCATGCCATTCAAAATCCTAAAGAATCAAGAGAGAGAAAAGAAAATAAACAGCATAATAAGCACCGCTCTAAAGGGCATAGCCCAAAAAGAGGCTATTCTAAGGATAAGCACCATAAAAAGTCTAATCGTAACCACTCTAAAAACCATAGGCGCCCCTAGCCTATGGAATTTAGCAAGTTGCAATTAGCATTAAAATATTTTAAAATTAAGGAACATTCATGCCAATTGATTTGAACGAACATTTAAAAAAGAAAAGCTCTCAAAAACCCTCTAATCATTCTAATTCCACGCCTCCTAATGAGCCAAGAGAGCGCTTTAGCCCCCCTAATAATTTTTTTAGCTCTAAAAAATTTTCAGCTCTAATTATCATTTCTATACTAGGAATTTTAGCCTATATTGCCAAACCCTTTGAAGTCATTAGCTCAGGAGAAATTGGCATTAAAATCACGGCTGGAAAATATGAATCTACCCCCTTACAGCCGGGAATCCATTTTTTTGTGCCAATCATTCAAGACATTTTAATTGTAGATACTAGAATCAGAAACATTAATTTTTCACGCACAGAAGACATGGGCGTAGCCGGTAAAAATCAAGGCATTTTTAGAAACGACGCCATTAATGTTATGGATAGTAGGGGCTTGACCGTTTCTATTGAGCTTACCGTGCAATATCGCCTAAACCCCCAAACCACCCCCCAAACTATCGCTACTTATGGCTTATCTTGGGAGCAAAAAATCATCAATCCCGTGGTGCGTGATGTGGTGCGTTCTGTCGTAGGGCGCTATCCGGCTGAAGATTTACCCATTAAACGCAATGAAATTGCTGCTCTTATCAATAGCGGTATTAACAAAGAAGTCTCCAAACTTCCTAACACCCCTGTAGAGTTAAGCTCCATTCAATTAAGAGAAATTGTCTTACCCGCTAAGATTAAAGAGCAAATTGAAAAGGTGCAAATCGCACGCCAAGAATCTGAGCGTGTGAAATACGAAGTGGAACGCTCCAAACAAGAGGCTCAAAAACAAGCTGCTTTAGCTAAGGGTGAGGCAGATGCTAACAGAATTAAAGCTCAAGGTGTAGCGGATGCGATTGTGATTGAGGCTAAGGCAAAATCTCAAGCCAATTTAAGTATTTCACAAAGTTTGAGTGATAAGCTTTTAAAATTACGCCAAATTGAAGTGCAAGGCAAATTTAATGAGGCTTTAAAAACTAATAATAACGCTCAAATCATGCTAACTCCGGGTGGAGCAGTGCCTAATATTTGGATTGACACTAAGAGCAAGGTTAAATCTAGTATCGCTAATACTAAAGAATAATAAGATTATTGCCCAATGCTAAATAATGCCCATATCCAAGCCGTGCAAGCGTTCTTGGAGACTTTCAAAGACTTTTTGAGTAACACTACTTTAGTGAGTGCTCTAATCTTTGGGGTATTGGCATTATTTTGCGCCCTTTTATTGCTTGTAACTTTACTTTCAAGAAATCGTGTTATATCCATTGTGAGTGTGCTATTATTTTTTGGTGCGTTTTTAAGCATGCCCTTTATGCTTAAGCAAATCCTAACTAAATATCTCTATCCTATAGAAACACAATTAGTGCAGGCTAACCCCCTTTCTTACACAAACGCCTTTTCCTTGCAAGTAGAAGTTAAAAATACCGGCAAATTTATTTTGCAAAAATGTTTTTTACGCTTAGAAATCCTTAAAACACCGCATAATTTTGTTGAAGAATACGCTTTTAAATGGTTTGTTAAAAAGACTTATGAAAAAACTTTTGAAGGAAAAATCTTTCCTAAAGAGTCCAAATCATTCTCACTTTTTATTGATGATTACCCCTATGCAAAAACAAGCCCCTATCAAGTCTCATTATCGTGTTTATAATTTATTCTACAATCTCAAAATAACTTTAAGCAAAATTTAAAATTTAACAAACAAAAACACTATAAGATATAATAAAATGATTACTACACATCAATATTTTATTGATAATAAGTAAAAATAACAAACATTTGATTTCATGCACAGGCTCTTTATATCTGTTTTATGTTAAGGGTCTTTAAGCTAATTTTAGTCTGTTTGTATGGTTTTATAAGCGTTATAGAACTTGCTAAAATCCCAAAAAAATCTTTCTAAAAAACAAGCTTAAAGAATATTTTATGCGCTATAAAAACATAGAAAATAAACACCAAAATGATTTGTTTAAACAACAATCAAAACATGGCTCTATTAAAAGCGTTTTACATCAATAGCTTATTTAAGTAGAGCCTTTTAATTTTTTGTAACTCTGTAGAATCAAAAATAAAAATATTCAAAGAATAAGATAAAGAATGCCAAAAACCCAAAGGATTTTAGCTCTCTTTCTCTTACTTTAGCCTACGATAAGCTTATGCAAAGTAGCGATGATACTTAGCGCATAAATTAATAGCAATAATACTTTATGCACCTTTTCATTAGCCAACATAATGAGCCTAATCCCAATCCCCACACCTAAAAACGCTCCAATACCCGTAATAACTCCCGCTTGAATAGTTATGTTATTCAACACCCCTCCATTATAGAGCGAAACAACTCCAGATAATGAGGCAAACACCACAAAGAACAAGCCCAAAGGCACAATTTTCTTAGAATCGTATTTTAAAAAATAGCCTAGAAATGGCACCATTAAAATCCCTCCACCCATACCTAATGGAATAGAAAAAATCCCCGTAACAAACCCAGCAAGCATTAAAATCCCATGCGTTTTATCAATATGTAAAATAGGCAAGGTGCTTTTAGGTGCTTTTATCATGCTTTCTTTAGAGTGCATAGCAAAATGCGCCTCTTCAAAATGCTTAGGCTCTTTTTTGTCGCTAGAAAAGGCGTATTTAACAAAGGTATAGCATACCACCACCACAAACACCCCCATTAAAATCCTATCATCAATCACTTTTAATACAAAGCTCCCCAAAATCGCACCCATTAACCCTCCAAGCGCTGCAAAAGAGCCCTCTTTCAAATCCAATAAGCCCTTTTTATAATTGATAATAGAGCCAACAACTGATGAAAAGAGCATTTGCATTAAAGAAATTCCTACCGCATGGCTGTAGCTAAAGTGCGCAAAAATAGCGCTAGGCACGACAATTTCGCCCCCACCAATACCAAAAAATCCCGCTGTAATTCCCGTAAACAAACCCACGAGAGCTAAAATAAAAGCCGTTGTTTCTTCCATAACACTTCCTAAGATGTTAATTTTTTTATTAAAGTATTATTATACGAATAATTAGCCAAATTTATGCTAAATTTTAACAAGAGCTTGCATTATAGCAAACTTCCCATAAACAAATCCTTTTTAAAATATTCATTTAATTTTTAATTATCTAGTTATTTTTAAGCCTAGTATATAAAAGAGTTTTGACCCCCCAATAAAATCCCCTTTAATTTGAAAAAATCTTCAATAAAGTCGCCATAAAAGACAAGCTATAAACCCCTAAAAGCAAGATTTTATGAGTTTGCTTGCTTAACATTCCCACAAGCTTAATCCCCACACTTACCCCAATAAGCGAACCAATGCCCACCATAATACCCACTAAAAAAACTTCATGATTTATCACTTGATGATGAGCTAAAGATAAAGTCCCAGAAACAGAAGAAAATAATACAAAAAATAGCCCCAAAGCCACGCATTTTTTAGAATCATACCCTAAAAAGCGATGCATCAATGGCACCATAAGCATACCCCCTCCAATTCCTAGAGTAATCGCAAAAACTCCAGTAATAGCGCCAATAAGCACTAATTTCAGGTGTTGGTTTTTATGATTATTGATTTTAAAGGTTGTTTGAGCTTGCAATGAAGAATTTTCTTTTTTAAAGGCAAATTGCACGATAGAATACAGCACCAAAAACGCAAAAATAATCATTAAGATTTTAGAAGATACCATATTCAAAATCAATCCGCTAAAGCTCGCCCCTATTAACCCCCCTACTCCTACATATAAGCCCAAAGAAAAGTCTAAAGCCTTTTTTTTGAAATTCAAATACGAGCCAAAGAGAGAGGAAAACACCATTTGCAAGATAGAAACCCCAATCGCCTCTTCAAAGGTATGCCCCATTGTTAGCATAATCGGCACTACGACCATTCCCCCTCCAATACCAAAAACCCCTGATAACACCCCAGTAATAAGCCCAATAACAACATACAGCAAGTAAATATCCATAAAAAACCCCTTAAAATAAAAGACCTCTTATAACTATACTCTAAGTTTAATAGCTTTCAATGAAAATGTTTTGATTTTAAAAATAACTGATTGAATAATTTAAACAAGCTATAAAAGCTATAAAATTACTTTTTTAAACTAATTAGACAAACTAAGGGTTTAAATAATCAAGTAATTTAGGGGGGTCTGTAATAAAAGCCAATATTTGCTTATTTTGTTTTTAAAATATATTATAAAAAGTAAAATATAAAGGGTTTTTATAAACCCCTCTATCTCCCCCTCCTTTTAAAAAAACTAGGATTATTTTTGATAGGCTTTGATAGCGCTCTCTAAAACTTTAATCGCACTTTCTTTATTCTCAAAGCCTTTGACCTTAACCCATTTGTTAGGCTCTAAGTCCTTGTAGGTCTCAAAAAAATGCTTGATTTTATCCAAAATGTGTTTAGAAACTCCATCAATATCTTTAATATTCGCATAAGTAGGGTCAATCTTATCTATAGGTAGAGCAAGCAATTTTTCGTCCATTCCGCTTTCATCTTCCATGTTCAACACCCCAATCAAGCGAGTCTTGACTACACTTCCAGCTTGAAAAGCCACATCGCTTAATACAAGCACATCTACCGGGTCGCCATCTGCTCCTAAAGTGTTAGGCACAAAGCCATAGTTTGCTGGATAGTTTTGCGCCCCATAAAGCACTCTATCTACCATTAAAACCCCACTATCTTTGTCTAGCTCATACTTGATATTAGAATGCTTGGATATTTCAATCACTACATGCAAGCTGTTAGCATCATGACTTACTTCTAATTTGTCTAAATTCATTTTAATCTCCTCAAAAATATGCCTTTTTAAATGGCATTAAATCAAGCTTGGATTTTATCATAAAATGCCCCTTTAGGCTCACAACTCAAATAATAATCATACCCATTAATTAAAAATTCACCACATAGTTAAAATACAAAT contains the following coding sequences:
- a CDS encoding prohibitin family protein is translated as MPIDLNEHLKKKSSQKPSNHSNSTPPNEPRERFSPPNNFFSSKKFSALIIISILGILAYIAKPFEVISSGEIGIKITAGKYESTPLQPGIHFFVPIIQDILIVDTRIRNINFSRTEDMGVAGKNQGIFRNDAINVMDSRGLTVSIELTVQYRLNPQTTPQTIATYGLSWEQKIINPVVRDVVRSVVGRYPAEDLPIKRNEIAALINSGINKEVSKLPNTPVELSSIQLREIVLPAKIKEQIEKVQIARQESERVKYEVERSKQEAQKQAALAKGEADANRIKAQGVADAIVIEAKAKSQANLSISQSLSDKLLKLRQIEVQGKFNEALKTNNNAQIMLTPGGAVPNIWIDTKSKVKSSIANTKE
- a CDS encoding DUF2393 family protein, whose product is MLNNAHIQAVQAFLETFKDFLSNTTLVSALIFGVLALFCALLLLVTLLSRNRVISIVSVLLFFGAFLSMPFMLKQILTKYLYPIETQLVQANPLSYTNAFSLQVEVKNTGKFILQKCFLRLEILKTPHNFVEEYAFKWFVKKTYEKTFEGKIFPKESKSFSLFIDDYPYAKTSPYQVSLSCL
- a CDS encoding sulfite exporter TauE/SafE family protein, producing the protein MEETTAFILALVGLFTGITAGFFGIGGGEIVVPSAIFAHFSYSHAVGISLMQMLFSSVVGSIINYKKGLLDLKEGSFAALGGLMGAILGSFVLKVIDDRILMGVFVVVVCYTFVKYAFSSDKKEPKHFEEAHFAMHSKESMIKAPKSTLPILHIDKTHGILMLAGFVTGIFSIPLGMGGGILMVPFLGYFLKYDSKKIVPLGLFFVVFASLSGVVSLYNGGVLNNITIQAGVITGIGAFLGVGIGIRLIMLANEKVHKVLLLLIYALSIIATLHKLIVG
- a CDS encoding sulfite exporter TauE/SafE family protein, encoding MDIYLLYVVIGLITGVLSGVFGIGGGMVVVPIMLTMGHTFEEAIGVSILQMVFSSLFGSYLNFKKKALDFSLGLYVGVGGLIGASFSGLILNMVSSKILMIIFAFLVLYSIVQFAFKKENSSLQAQTTFKINNHKNQHLKLVLIGAITGVFAITLGIGGGMLMVPLMHRFLGYDSKKCVALGLFFVLFSSVSGTLSLAHHQVINHEVFLVGIMVGIGSLIGVSVGIKLVGMLSKQTHKILLLGVYSLSFMATLLKIFSN
- the ppa gene encoding inorganic diphosphatase, translated to MNLDKLEVSHDANSLHVVIEISKHSNIKYELDKDSGVLMVDRVLYGAQNYPANYGFVPNTLGADGDPVDVLVLSDVAFQAGSVVKTRLIGVLNMEDESGMDEKLLALPIDKIDPTYANIKDIDGVSKHILDKIKHFFETYKDLEPNKWVKVKGFENKESAIKVLESAIKAYQK